AATGTTTCTCCTAATTCTTTTGCAActctttttaaattttttaaagaaatcGATCCTGTCTTGTCATCATCAAACAGATTAAATATTCTTTGAATTCCTTCTCTTGTATCTTTATTTCcctattaaaaaaaatagatatattttttaaacatgattttaatggaaaaaaacatGCACACACACACAAATGTATGTACTGtaatatgtattaaaatatttatagcTTTCTCATTTTGTTGTATTACCAATTTGGAAGTTATGACTTCCATAAACTCTTCAAAATCAATTGACGAATAACCGTCTTTTTCCAAATCTGCTATCATTCTAAATATCATAGGATTCTTTACATCCAATCCCAAGCTTTGCATAGcacattttatttcttttggATCAATTGTTCCtgtgttttaaaaaaaaaaaaatatatatttagctAACtaaaaactattttttaaatacagCGAAAATTGGCtatgttatattatttcatatattgataaataatatttataaccAGTTCCATCAGTATCCAATAAATTAAAAGCTTCTCTTATTTCCTCAATTTCATCTTCAGTAAAACCTGGACGTTCTGTAAAACTTTTTTCGTATCTTCTTCTTATAGACGTATTTTCTGTCATTACTCTAtatttagtaaaaaaaaaagttaaataaatatgtatattaatatattttctttattaaataatacaatttcGTTGAATAAATGTGTACACATGTGTGTGCACtcttaaatatatatagtaattAGGTTTAATATCAattcaattatttttttcacaattCTATTTACCTTTctataaatgtattttataatataaaggAAAAGAGAGGATAACGAGAgtggaaaatatataatttctttatctatttatatatattatttttctttttattatttaacaGAATGATATACGATTCATATAtccataatatattttagtaATAACTATAATTATTTCGATTTCGtgtattatttctttttaatatttataaataatatattattccaatttgttttttatttcgcAAAAATTTGGAAATGTTTCGAAAATTTTAGAAATAATTTGAAAcgttttgaaatatttcgTAAATTTagcaatttttataaaattaaaaacaattctctaaaaaaataaataataaatatcaaaTTAACGTATATTTCCTCTTCAAAATACAGtactaaataatatattatattgcatagataaatatattatatgatttCCATATagtaaatgaaatatatgcatactCGGATGCGACAAATTATAATCTCTATTCTTTGGTCATAACTTGTAataatgttaaaaataataaaaaatatttaatttatctttataacattttttatgaataattttttgagGGTGTGACGTATTTTATCAttcaattatttaaaaaaacattgcATACTttcaaaaacaaaaaaagcggaagatatatttataaatgtgtatatttttagcaCTTACACATTATACCATTTTTTAGCATTATCAAAgttaaaattgttttattttacgaGTTTAATTATGTATGACCAATACATTACTGTAGTAATATAAACATTCTTTTCAATATtccaaaaaaatttgaatggaaattttatattacacTTATGCATTTCATCCTGTAgggaaaatattttttttatttatttccgTCTTTACATTTTGCTTAATTGCGATTAAAACTATTTTGTTCAAACCATTTCTATAAGGTGTAAGTTTTCGAAAACcattaatgatatattacAAGCATGTCTTTATGGTTATATGCTTTAAATAAACcataaaaacataaatatataaaataaaaaataaagaaaataatataaagtaTTTCGTTTGTTTCTTAGTTATGTGtgcacatatatgtatgtatcCATTAAatccatatttatttctcaatacgatttattattaatcaGCATATGCTAagttatacatatatgcaaagtgtataatttaaaacaCACACCCTTTTTACCTAACtcctaatatatataataaaaaaaatgtatatggTAAAAGTAAATGCTGTcaaattcatattttaaatattatcgCGTAGTAAATAACTTATACCATTTTGcatgattaaaaaaaaacggtGACAAATCTGTCCATAAATTTGGATATGCAAAATGCCACAATTCACATATTTAcaaattatacaaaaaaaaaggatgAAAAGACAAAGAAATATCAAAATcgaaatttttaaaattaaaaaatataaaataaattatactACAAAAATGTGGTTATTATGTGTGCCTAAAAAGTTCAAATATCTAGGGCattcaaatatatagcctgcaaaaatataaaatgaaatatatataacacataaatatagtattattattagtttAAATAAATGCAATGATACAAAGGATTGTACacataatacatatttatgaatattaaaaaatttgtcaaaatatttaatcaTACTTCCTTAATTAAATAGGCTATTTCTGAAACGtctttgcatttttttatattcccGTTTATgtatgataataaatttttgtcAGACGGATTTATTTCCACATGTACATTGTCAGACTGAATGTTATTCACACGAAATTGTGTCGTTCTACGTATTgtctgaaaaaaaaaaaaaaaaaaaattaaaaatagttcttaaaatatatccatAAATTTGAACAAAATTAAGCTTACTTTAAATtctaaaataataaaattatcagTTCTTTGCACTATTTTTAAAGGAGATAATTGTGtagtttttatatttctttcaAGAGATTTTATGctaaaaagtaaaataaataaagaagttacatatatttctgtgtgcataaatatatttgttcctatataaaaataacatgaACATacataacaaaatatagtaTGCTTATTTATACAGATTtggaatttattttttcgttctttttacttttcttctaataatttaatCCTTTCTTTGCAATCTAAATTATCTGAAAAATTTATGTCGATTtcttttctcttttttttcatatatgtatCGTACTTTTCAATCTTTTCAGTAATctacaaatattttgtgtttgaaaaagggaaaaaaatatattcacatGCATGTTCATATTTGTATGCACACTTGGCTAGccattacatatattttaccttgttaatatctttttttagtttGATTATTGTCTCATCCATTTCGTTATtctgaataaatataaaatttaaaaaaaaataaataaaacggtaaaaatataagcaatcattatataataaaaataaattaaaatgtattatattaatcGAAACAAAATTTGTTATAAATAGCTAACTatactattatataatttctataattttcttatttttaccttttctttatttttttcaaaaatcCCATCATATTCTTCTACTTTTGCTTCCAattctaattttttcattcttTCTTGTTCAAACtctattttttgatttctTTCAGTtaatctaaaaaaataaagcattaacaatatgattaaaatatactatatttatatatgttcattgtcaaaacataaaaaatatatgcacacaAACACGCAATCGTGTATTAAGTTggttatttttactttagTTTTAAATTTTCCACATGTGTGCTGAAGAAAGAATCAGCTGAAAATAGAGTATTAACTGCCTCTATGAaatacgaaaaaaaaataagcatatatattttttgaaataagcatatattttttagcCGTGGTCCCAAAAGTAAAGTGGATCCATGCCAAAGTATAAACTTACCAGCAGTATTGTTAAACAATAAATctaataaatttgaaatatCATTTTCCAACTGTTTTACTTGAGGTTTGTCATTATATTGTTTACAATGTCTAacaaatttttcataagaTTCGATAATTGCTTCTTGTTCTTTATTACTAAGGTGCATATTACCAAAATCgttaatttgttttatataatttataaaattttgacataaattataaagtgtttttattaaatcttCATCAACTTCATCTTctaaatcatttttattttcttttgtaTCTTTTATGAAtgtgaatatattattaaaattttcaaaaaaagaattaaatatatcattttttgaaagttcattattatttcttaagtttacattatatttatcgtCATCTTTTTTAACAGATCCAAAATTGTTAGGCATGTTATTTTTCGCCGACATCGCTATCTGCTCCATCATGCCAATTcaataattcaaaaaaatattaattttataataatatgaaacgatataataaatggtTATTGAgatattacatatatatacacacataCATATGtgtgtgcatatatacGATTAAAATTTGAACAAATTTTATCTTAAATATTTGAGACCAATTTGTATATACGTATTTTTCGTCGTCTTTTTGCTTTTATctccttttttatattttaaatcatcatatttttttataaacaaaaatatattcaccACTTGaataacgaaaaaaaaaaaattttttgctggcttaaaattgtatgaacaaaaaatgcataaatattatatccCCACATGTATGCTAAtgtattttctattttcaGTAATAATTCACATATATGCGATATAAGCGCGATAATGCGAACTCAAATTCAGTATTAACATTCCTTTATATAtccaatttttatatattatttatttcaaaaaaattaaacattttgtattgaaaaaataattagcattaaaaaagaaaaaataatataaatgaataaatgaaaatataaataatgataacaaaaaaataataataataaatgtctaaaaaaggaaaaatgTAATTAAACAATGATAAATCATGAAAATGCAAACAAaggaaaaaagaaagaaattAAACAATTAATCACAccataaaacaaaataaaatgaattaatttaaaaaagatactttttaatttttactaatattttttttctcattttcatattttcaatGTGAAAACATGCACTTTAAATTTGTTCGTCATTATTATAgtgtaaaatatttgtggAACTTAAAAtttgcataaaaaatattattttatttattttttttgtgaaataaatatacatatataaattataattcgagtttaaatataagaatTTAACCAATCTCATTTTAGTGTAAAACtagtatattttataccattgttttttttttctttttttacaGCCActatactatttttatgcTGTTGCTgtcaataatattttacatataataagAGCAAACAATAACATGccaatattttatattttttgtgtttagtaaaaatggaaaaatgcTTATGCTCGTAAAGTatcattaataaataacCCATTACAcgtttgtaaaaaataactataTTTTACCATCCattctaaaaaataaaatagcaaaattaataaatgtactcacataaatataattaaaaaatgtatatctTGTTCAGACGGAacatttgaaaaatatatctgtGCGCATCCTTgcattcatttttttaagtatgCTACTAGTGTTTGCGCATTTGTACGCATATATGTCATATATGCAATATTTATGTGAATGCTTCcgaaaaatatgaaaaaaaaattgtataatttaGTTCTTAAAAGAAATTACACGCGTAGTGGCGGTTTAAGAAAACCACAAAAAGTAACAAATGATCCAGAAAGTATTAATAGAAAGGTTTATTGGTGTTTTGAGCATAAACCTGTTAGGAGGACtgtaattaatttaatattttcccataatgaattaaaaaacttTTCAactcttttaaaaaatacaaatggtgaccttttaattttctatTGTTCAATTTAGtctaataaatatataccaGTATCCAACCTACACATCCGCTAGTGGGTGCAacgttattttattattattttttttttattattattttttttttagctaGCTCATCGCTAATTCACGAACTATCATTGGAAGGGCCTTATACGGGATTTCTTCCTTCGGATGAGGCCTTAAATTTATTGAGTACAAATagtttaaataaattatataaagatgataataaaatgtctgaatttgttttaaatcattttaCTAAAGGTCTGTGGATGTATAGAGATTTATATGGCTCATCCTATCAGCCAGTTAGTAAACGAAActtattgaaaaaattatttccatGCAATACTATTTACATATTCATATGAACagcaatatattttgatgaatttttttttcatactTGATACTTTTCCACTTTTCACATCTTCAGTGGCTCATGTACAATGAAAAAAGAGAGGCCCCAGAAAAAATACCAACTTTAGTAAACAACGAcataattgtaaaaatagaaggggaatttaaaaattgtgatcattctatatatttaaatgaagcaaaaattataagaCCCAATATGAAATGTCATAATGGCATAATTCATATCATAGATAAGccaataattttttagtactatttaaatgaagattttccatatattcagtaaatataattaaataatccaattttaatataattaatttatttaattattttatatatattttttatacaatcTTTATGTCCTTTATAGTGCCTactgtatttattttaaaggaaattaaatttttccTTTGGGAACTATATATGTTCATAcatatgtttattatt
This DNA window, taken from Plasmodium berghei ANKA genome assembly, chromosome: 13, encodes the following:
- a CDS encoding centrin-2, putative, coding for MTENTSIRRRYEKSFTERPGFTEDEIEEIREAFNLLDTDGTGTIDPKEIKCAMQSLGLDVKNPMIFRMIADLEKDGYSSIDFEEFMEVITSKLGNKDTREGIQRIFNLFDDDKTGSISLKNLKRVAKELGETLTDEELRDMIDRADSKGEGEISFDDFYTIMTKKSFL
- a CDS encoding heme detoxification protein, putative, producing MKKKLYNLVLKRNYTRSGGLRKPQKVTNDPESINRKVYWCFEHKPVRRTVINLIFSHNELKNFSTLLKNTNASSSLIHELSLEGPYTGFLPSDEALNLLSTNSLNKLYKDDNKMSEFVLNHFTKGLWMYRDLYGSSYQPWLMYNEKREAPEKIPTLVNNDIIVKIEGEFKNCDHSIYLNEAKIIRPNMKCHNGIIHIIDKPIIF